A region of Legionella donaldsonii DNA encodes the following proteins:
- a CDS encoding M16 family metallopeptidase, with the protein MRTVLMIFLAVLTCQAYSQTKEFTLRNGLKVLVKEDHRAPIAVSMIWYNVGSADEPGGITGVSHALEHLMFKGTSKYPLGVFSKTIAAVGGQENAFTNYDYTAYFEKIAASKLPISFELEADRMQNLLFDEEEFNREIKVIREERRLRTDDNPQALTFERYLAAAHLTAPYHHPVIGWMSDLYQMTVDDVKTWYQRFYAPNNATLVVVGDVNPEEVHQLAIKYFESIGKHANYSRKAQIEPPNLGPKFVEINAPAKLPMLMFGYTVPSVKTARTVWEPYALEIIANILDAGESARFAKNLVRGSHLASGIDAYYNLYSRYQTQFVVFGTPTEAHSIDELKAGMLKEIKRLQNELVSPTELKRIKTQIIAQKTFEKDSIFGQAMELGLLETTGLGWKTADTYTDRINSITPEQLQQVAQLYFQENALTEARLIPVLEEEQQ; encoded by the coding sequence ATGCGTACTGTATTAATGATTTTCTTGGCTGTATTAACTTGCCAAGCCTATAGTCAAACAAAAGAGTTCACTCTTCGAAATGGCTTAAAAGTGCTGGTAAAAGAAGATCATCGCGCCCCCATTGCTGTATCTATGATATGGTATAACGTTGGTTCTGCAGATGAACCGGGAGGGATCACAGGCGTTTCTCACGCACTGGAGCACCTCATGTTTAAAGGAACCTCGAAATATCCTCTAGGTGTTTTTTCAAAAACGATTGCTGCGGTTGGCGGACAAGAAAATGCCTTTACTAATTATGACTACACCGCCTATTTTGAAAAAATTGCTGCATCAAAATTGCCTATTAGCTTCGAACTGGAAGCTGATCGGATGCAAAATCTATTATTTGATGAAGAAGAATTTAATAGAGAAATCAAAGTAATTCGTGAAGAAAGACGTTTACGTACAGATGATAACCCACAAGCACTGACTTTCGAGCGCTATTTAGCTGCAGCCCATTTGACCGCTCCTTACCATCACCCGGTCATCGGCTGGATGAGTGATCTCTACCAAATGACTGTTGACGATGTCAAAACCTGGTATCAACGTTTTTATGCGCCTAATAATGCAACCCTTGTCGTCGTTGGCGATGTCAACCCAGAAGAAGTCCATCAATTAGCAATAAAATATTTTGAATCCATTGGTAAGCATGCTAATTACAGCCGTAAAGCCCAAATAGAACCACCTAACTTGGGTCCTAAATTCGTTGAAATTAACGCACCCGCCAAATTACCCATGTTGATGTTCGGCTATACAGTGCCGAGCGTGAAGACGGCTAGGACAGTTTGGGAGCCTTATGCGCTGGAAATCATCGCGAATATCCTCGATGCTGGTGAAAGTGCACGCTTTGCGAAGAATTTAGTCCGTGGCAGCCATCTGGCCAGTGGGATTGATGCTTACTACAATCTATACTCACGCTACCAGACTCAGTTTGTTGTTTTTGGCACGCCCACTGAAGCCCATTCTATTGATGAACTCAAAGCAGGTATGCTCAAAGAAATCAAGCGATTGCAGAATGAGCTGGTCAGTCCAACCGAACTAAAACGGATAAAAACACAGATTATTGCCCAAAAAACATTTGAAAAAGACTCTATTTTTGGTCAAGCCATGGAACTTGGCTTACTAGAAACAACCGGTTTGGGCTGGAAAACTGCGGATACTTATACTGATCGTATTAATAGCATTACGCCCGAGCAATTGCAGCAAGTAGCTCAGCTTTATTTTCAGGAAAATGCCTTAACAGAAGCCCGATTAATTCCAGTATTAGAAGAGGAACAACAATGA
- a CDS encoding type IV secretion system DotC family protein has product MPKFIHSIFIVCVALLVACTPTKNVPPGDTTSLKGLKAMVNTKRSKATKQTVNKMREMALKETALSVGAQSGLAWRARVIDDQLTKQARRLDTVYDFNSLILEHNILPPVLLEGRNTLNLADTQTIRISDRTYKVAKQAQFVTTPPTWRQYLWMDYKVPERPDISLLPKTKVEKQLWCYYVEKGWQNGIEQASTILEESIARIKEDYVGMILYRKLLAMNMVSPPFVSHTDLGVTGDSSEIHIDDRVLRITALPALNINANEWRAAVTKDENALEQFKNMEKLAQNTKIIITNKAWQPVIAPVNLAK; this is encoded by the coding sequence ATGCCAAAATTTATTCATAGTATTTTTATAGTTTGTGTGGCTCTTTTGGTTGCTTGTACTCCAACCAAAAATGTGCCGCCTGGGGATACTACCTCCCTTAAAGGTTTGAAAGCCATGGTGAATACCAAGCGCTCCAAAGCCACCAAACAAACTGTGAATAAGATGCGTGAGATGGCTTTGAAAGAGACGGCTCTTAGTGTCGGAGCACAATCAGGTTTAGCTTGGCGCGCCAGAGTCATTGATGATCAGCTGACCAAACAGGCACGTCGTTTGGATACAGTTTATGATTTCAATTCATTAATTCTAGAGCATAATATTTTACCCCCAGTTTTGCTGGAAGGACGAAATACGCTGAATTTGGCCGATACACAAACGATTCGTATTTCAGACCGAACTTACAAAGTTGCCAAACAAGCTCAATTTGTTACCACGCCCCCTACCTGGAGACAATACTTGTGGATGGACTACAAGGTGCCTGAAAGACCGGATATTTCCCTTCTGCCTAAAACCAAAGTAGAGAAACAACTTTGGTGTTATTACGTAGAAAAAGGATGGCAAAATGGTATCGAGCAAGCCTCTACTATTCTTGAAGAGAGTATTGCTCGCATTAAAGAAGATTATGTTGGCATGATTCTTTATCGTAAATTACTCGCTATGAATATGGTTTCGCCCCCTTTTGTCTCCCACACTGACTTGGGAGTAACGGGAGATTCTTCAGAAATTCATATTGATGACAGGGTATTACGAATTACAGCCTTACCTGCGTTGAATATTAACGCCAATGAATGGCGAGCTGCTGTTACGAAAGATGAAAATGCATTAGAACAATTTAAAAATATGGAAAAATTGGCACAAAACACTAAAATTATTATTACGAATAAAGCGTGGCAACCTGTGATTGCCCCAGTCAACTTAGCCAAGTAA
- the dotD gene encoding type IVB secretion system lipoprotein DotD, translating into MINKFVMLILASTLLAGCIHSFKKPPTNDPSDDATIKLAEAATSVSDSMLEMARVEKVITPPTKDNTLTIPNAYNLQARASVDWAGPIEELTARIAKAAHFRLRVLGKEPAVPVLISLTSKDESLAEILRDIDYQAGRKADIHVYPNSQVVELRYAKIYS; encoded by the coding sequence ATGATCAACAAGTTTGTCATGCTTATTCTTGCATCTACTCTATTGGCTGGGTGCATTCATTCATTCAAAAAACCGCCTACTAATGATCCTAGTGATGATGCAACGATCAAACTTGCAGAAGCTGCCACGTCAGTAAGCGACTCCATGTTGGAAATGGCGAGAGTAGAGAAGGTGATTACCCCTCCTACCAAAGACAACACCCTTACCATTCCCAATGCTTATAATTTGCAGGCACGAGCTTCTGTCGATTGGGCCGGCCCTATTGAAGAATTAACAGCGCGCATTGCGAAAGCAGCTCATTTTCGCTTACGTGTTCTTGGCAAGGAACCTGCCGTTCCTGTTTTAATTAGTCTTACCAGTAAAGATGAGAGTTTAGCTGAGATCCTGCGAGATATTGATTATCAAGCGGGAAGAAAGGCAGACATTCATGTTTATCCTAACAGTCAGGTTGTTGAATTGCGCTATGCCAAAATTTATTCATAG
- the ftsX gene encoding permease-like cell division protein FtsX, which yields MLKNLRTLSAYHLQAANSSLNLLCRKPLATMMTVIVIAIALTLPTLFWVFTDNLEQLTINWQRGGHISLYLKSPLSETEQAAFVARVRATEGVGNVILKSSEDGLAELQQQEGMHDIMRYLPENPLPAMVDVIPALAINTPAQMEQLFARLKVYPQVEQAKLDMQWITKLHAILGFATKIAHALMALLASAVVLIIGNTLRLAIHNRHEEIQVLKLIGATDPYIARPFLYTGMWYSLAGAIMAVLFVNIFMLSVAVAVKQLAAAYQMHYPIMGLSVKQAYLLVIVSTMLGWLGARLSVKQQLASIEPYS from the coding sequence GTGTTAAAAAATCTGCGTACTTTAAGTGCTTATCATTTGCAAGCGGCTAATAGTAGTCTTAATTTGCTTTGCCGTAAGCCACTGGCTACCATGATGACGGTGATTGTCATCGCGATTGCTTTAACCTTACCGACACTTTTTTGGGTGTTTACTGATAACTTGGAGCAATTAACTATCAATTGGCAGCGTGGGGGCCATATTTCTCTCTATTTAAAATCCCCTCTATCAGAGACTGAGCAGGCTGCTTTTGTAGCCCGTGTTCGTGCGACAGAGGGCGTTGGTAACGTAATACTCAAATCTTCAGAGGATGGACTGGCTGAATTGCAGCAACAGGAAGGCATGCATGACATTATGCGTTATCTGCCAGAAAACCCTCTCCCTGCAATGGTTGATGTTATTCCAGCTCTTGCCATTAATACCCCTGCTCAAATGGAGCAATTATTTGCTCGATTAAAAGTTTATCCGCAAGTTGAGCAAGCTAAACTTGATATGCAATGGATAACCAAACTGCATGCAATCCTGGGTTTTGCGACTAAAATAGCTCATGCATTAATGGCTCTATTGGCTTCTGCTGTCGTTTTGATAATTGGCAATACCTTGCGTCTTGCTATTCACAATCGCCATGAGGAAATTCAGGTACTAAAATTAATTGGGGCAACTGATCCCTATATTGCCCGTCCTTTTTTATATACTGGCATGTGGTATAGTTTAGCCGGTGCAATCATGGCAGTGCTTTTTGTCAATATTTTCATGCTTAGCGTTGCTGTTGCCGTTAAGCAGCTGGCAGCTGCCTACCAAATGCATTATCCCATTATGGGGCTGTCAGTTAAGCAAGCTTATTTATTGGTAATCGTCTCTACGATGTTAGGGTGGCTAGGTGCCAGATTGTCAGTAAAACAACAACTGGCTTCTATTGAGCCCTATAGTTGA
- a CDS encoding M16 family metallopeptidase: MKTLFTLILLSISFVSNLQASTFKTQQWHTKNGAKVVFYQAMEVPMLDISIAFAAGSAYDGKQFGLSALTSDLLAQGNAGMDATQIAERIADTGAQFNNEISRDMAVLSLKTLTNEEALKRAIDTFELIVSKPDFPQDAFEREKNQQLMSIAQTQESPDDVANQVFFKTLYQTHPYAHPVNGTRESVKALTLGDVHQFYQQYFVSSNAVIVLVGAIDQKKAQQIAEQLTQNLPKGKPAATIPKANQLKNKEKVSIDFPSSQTMLRLGQIGIDHHNPDYFPLTVGNYILGGGALVSRLAYEVREKRGLSYSVVSQFMPMPGDGPFIISLSTHSKQAAIALKVTEDTLSNFITQGPNAQELLDAKQYLTGSFPLSLASNSSIANMLLRIAFYHLPDTYLDSYVARINAVTADDIKKAFQHQVHPNKMLLVSVGKL, from the coding sequence ATGAAAACATTGTTTACATTAATTCTATTAAGTATCAGCTTCGTATCTAATCTACAAGCCAGTACTTTTAAAACGCAGCAATGGCATACAAAAAATGGTGCAAAAGTGGTTTTTTATCAAGCCATGGAAGTACCCATGCTAGATATCAGCATAGCCTTTGCAGCCGGTTCAGCCTATGACGGCAAGCAATTTGGCTTAAGTGCATTAACATCCGATCTGCTTGCCCAAGGGAATGCCGGTATGGATGCAACTCAAATTGCAGAGAGAATAGCTGATACTGGTGCCCAATTTAATAATGAAATCAGTCGCGATATGGCGGTTTTAAGCCTAAAGACTCTAACGAACGAAGAGGCTCTTAAACGCGCTATCGACACCTTCGAACTTATTGTCAGCAAACCCGATTTCCCACAAGACGCTTTCGAGAGAGAAAAAAATCAGCAGTTAATGTCTATCGCGCAAACGCAAGAATCTCCTGATGATGTGGCTAATCAAGTGTTCTTTAAAACACTTTACCAAACTCACCCTTATGCTCATCCTGTTAATGGCACAAGAGAGAGTGTCAAAGCACTAACGCTTGGCGATGTACACCAATTTTACCAACAATATTTTGTTAGTTCCAATGCAGTTATCGTATTGGTAGGTGCTATTGATCAGAAAAAAGCCCAGCAAATCGCTGAACAATTAACCCAAAATTTACCGAAAGGAAAACCAGCCGCCACCATCCCTAAAGCAAACCAATTAAAAAACAAGGAAAAAGTCAGCATCGATTTCCCCTCATCGCAAACGATGTTGCGCTTGGGTCAAATTGGCATTGATCATCATAATCCGGACTATTTTCCATTGACAGTCGGAAATTATATTTTAGGAGGAGGCGCGCTGGTTTCTCGATTAGCTTATGAGGTGCGAGAAAAACGTGGTCTGAGTTACAGTGTCGTCAGCCAATTCATGCCCATGCCCGGTGACGGCCCCTTTATCATCAGCCTATCAACACATAGCAAACAAGCTGCGATAGCCTTGAAAGTGACCGAGGATACGCTGAGCAATTTTATCACTCAAGGCCCTAATGCGCAGGAATTACTAGATGCTAAACAATATTTAACAGGTAGTTTCCCTTTATCACTAGCTAGCAATAGTAGTATTGCCAATATGCTGTTGCGGATTGCTTTTTATCATTTGCCTGATACTTATTTAGATTCTTATGTAGCACGCATTAATGCAGTAACAGCAGACGATATAAAGAAGGCCTTTCAGCATCAAGTGCACCCCAATAAAATGCTTCTCGTTTCGGTAGGTAAGTTGTGA
- the ftsE gene encoding cell division ATP-binding protein FtsE translates to MIKFDQVSKRYPGGFEALSQVNFSLQKGEMVFLTGHSGAGKSTLLKLIAMLEIPSSGQLAVNGIRLNQLKKRDIAAYRSSLGITFQSPNLLNDRTVFDNVALPLQIQGFAPVMIAKRVHAALDMVGLLTKEKMLPVHLSAGEQQRVGIARAVVHKPALLLADEPTGNLDPSLSAEIMKLFDQFNQVGVSILIATHDLALIAGMKHRIVMLKGGRMC, encoded by the coding sequence ATGATCAAATTTGACCAAGTAAGTAAACGCTATCCTGGAGGCTTTGAAGCCTTAAGCCAGGTCAATTTTTCGCTGCAAAAAGGGGAAATGGTTTTTCTGACCGGTCATTCGGGAGCAGGAAAAAGCACGTTACTAAAATTAATTGCTATGCTGGAAATACCCTCTTCAGGGCAACTCGCAGTGAATGGTATTCGTTTAAACCAATTAAAAAAACGGGATATTGCTGCCTATCGCAGTAGTTTGGGGATTACCTTCCAATCGCCTAATTTACTCAATGATAGAACCGTCTTTGATAATGTTGCATTACCTTTGCAAATTCAAGGATTTGCACCAGTTATGATTGCCAAACGGGTGCACGCAGCGCTTGATATGGTTGGTTTGTTAACTAAGGAAAAAATGTTGCCTGTTCATCTATCTGCGGGTGAACAACAACGAGTTGGCATTGCCAGGGCGGTAGTACACAAGCCCGCTTTGCTGCTAGCTGATGAACCTACAGGTAACCTTGACCCCAGCCTTTCTGCAGAAATTATGAAACTTTTTGATCAATTTAACCAGGTTGGAGTAAGTATTCTTATCGCCACGCACGATCTTGCCCTTATTGCGGGGATGAAACATCGTATTGTTATGCTTAAAGGAGGCCGGATGTGTTAA
- a CDS encoding adenosine deaminase, whose product MSIKKAELHSHLEGTITPTLAQKLAKRNKLPLPQTLLACDGKGYSYHDFLDFLKAYDAIAALIKTPRDYYDITFDYLKSNALENTVYIEMMYSPDHAEQASGIPSSEHLQAIQQAIDDAENQFNIIGRIIITAVRHFGADAAIRVAKQAIKEQVPCIVGLGLGGDEIHFPPKLFKKAYQIAAEAGLHCTVHAGEFAPASGMLEAMEYLPIERIGHGIQAIHSAETIAQLKDRNIALEVCPSSNVALGLFKDLVSHPLPHLMEAGIKISLGSDDPPFFRTNLAKEYQRVQQTYHYSDNQMKMFTLNAIDSAFADEVTKLKLRKLLTGDEQS is encoded by the coding sequence ATGAGCATAAAAAAAGCCGAGCTGCACTCACATTTGGAAGGAACGATTACCCCAACTCTTGCCCAAAAACTCGCCAAGCGCAATAAGCTGCCGCTTCCGCAAACGCTACTTGCCTGCGATGGAAAAGGCTATAGTTACCATGATTTTCTCGATTTTTTAAAAGCTTACGATGCGATTGCTGCACTGATTAAAACACCAAGAGACTATTATGATATTACTTTTGATTATCTGAAATCCAACGCTTTAGAAAATACTGTTTATATAGAAATGATGTATTCTCCTGATCATGCTGAGCAAGCCAGTGGCATTCCCTCATCCGAACATTTGCAGGCGATACAACAGGCCATTGATGATGCCGAAAATCAATTTAATATTATAGGCAGGATCATCATAACCGCAGTAAGGCATTTTGGAGCAGACGCTGCGATCCGCGTCGCAAAACAAGCAATTAAAGAGCAAGTTCCTTGTATTGTGGGGCTTGGTCTTGGTGGGGATGAAATTCATTTTCCCCCTAAATTATTCAAGAAAGCCTACCAAATCGCTGCGGAAGCGGGGCTTCATTGTACGGTACATGCAGGTGAATTTGCTCCAGCAAGTGGCATGCTTGAAGCAATGGAGTATTTGCCAATCGAGCGCATCGGTCATGGTATACAGGCAATTCATTCCGCAGAAACCATTGCCCAATTGAAAGATCGTAATATCGCACTGGAAGTTTGTCCTTCCAGCAACGTGGCTCTTGGCCTTTTTAAAGACTTGGTGAGTCATCCCCTGCCCCACCTAATGGAAGCCGGTATTAAAATCAGCCTCGGCTCAGATGATCCTCCTTTTTTTCGCACTAATTTAGCGAAAGAGTATCAACGAGTACAACAAACCTATCATTACTCTGACAATCAAATGAAAATGTTTACACTCAATGCCATTGATTCAGCTTTTGCAGATGAGGTAACAAAATTGAAATTAAGAAAATTATTGACTGGCGATGAACAATCCTAG
- a CDS encoding CBU_0585 family protein, giving the protein MSQNDIDKAYVSPYDKFLFEFDAQHKKSTSQLKEIKKHQRIAYLRDNAKRDEKDDEIWGGF; this is encoded by the coding sequence ATGAGCCAGAATGATATTGATAAAGCTTACGTAAGCCCTTACGACAAATTCCTTTTTGAATTTGATGCGCAACATAAAAAATCCACCTCCCAGCTCAAAGAAATCAAAAAGCATCAGCGTATTGCCTATTTGCGTGATAATGCCAAACGAGATGAGAAGGATGATGAAATTTGGGGAGGATTCTAA
- the rpoH gene encoding RNA polymerase sigma factor RpoH has translation MSQQLQLASWNLPIGSLDAYIHRVNQIPLLSAEEEYECAERFHTEGDLESARRLVLAHLRYVVRVARGYLGYGLPLNDLIQEGNVGLMKAVKRFDPKMGVRLVSFAVHWIKAEIHEFVLRNWRIVKIATTKAQRKLFFNLRQMKTRLGWFNSEEVDAVANDLGVSREDVLVMEQRLNAMDASYDAPLSDDDDDAFKAPAHYLHDANSDPAHLIEKEVSGEQGREQLFVALERLDERSQDILQQRWLADNKATLHDLADKYGVSAERVRQLEKNAMKKLRQYMEETV, from the coding sequence ATGAGTCAGCAGTTGCAATTAGCGTCATGGAATTTACCTATTGGTAGTCTTGATGCTTATATTCATCGTGTCAATCAAATACCGCTGCTTTCTGCTGAAGAAGAATATGAGTGTGCCGAGCGTTTTCATACTGAAGGCGATCTTGAAAGCGCACGTCGTTTAGTTCTTGCTCATCTTCGTTATGTAGTTCGAGTTGCTCGTGGCTATTTAGGCTATGGTTTACCTCTTAATGATTTAATCCAGGAAGGTAATGTTGGTTTAATGAAGGCCGTTAAGCGTTTTGACCCTAAAATGGGTGTTCGCCTTGTTTCATTTGCTGTTCACTGGATTAAAGCTGAAATACATGAATTTGTTCTGCGTAATTGGCGTATAGTTAAAATTGCAACGACCAAAGCCCAACGGAAATTGTTTTTTAACCTGCGTCAAATGAAGACCCGTCTAGGCTGGTTTAACAGTGAGGAAGTCGATGCTGTTGCCAATGATCTTGGTGTCAGCCGTGAGGACGTGCTTGTTATGGAGCAGCGTCTTAATGCGATGGATGCCTCCTATGATGCCCCTCTGTCCGATGATGACGATGACGCCTTCAAAGCCCCTGCCCATTATTTACATGATGCGAATAGTGATCCCGCCCATTTAATTGAAAAAGAAGTAAGCGGGGAACAAGGCAGAGAACAGCTATTTGTTGCTTTAGAGCGCCTTGACGAACGTAGTCAGGATATTTTACAACAACGTTGGTTGGCGGATAACAAAGCGACATTGCATGATTTGGCTGATAAATATGGTGTTTCCGCAGAGCGAGTGCGCCAGCTTGAAAAGAATGCCATGAAAAAACTTCGCCAATACATGGAAGAAACGGTTTAA
- the ftsY gene encoding signal recognition particle-docking protein FtsY, translated as MPAQQPEIASDPVSDDLPKQGFFARFKRGLTKTRQQFGEGIGRLLLGKKEIDAVLLEELETLLLSADLGIETSQAILKQLGEELARKQLTDGDAVFEALKKRLETILLIREKPLQVETVDHSPFVILTVGVNGAGKTTSIGKMAKQFQQQGKKVMLAAGDTFRAAAVEQLQIWGERNQIPVIAQHTGADSASVIYDALQAAKARGIDVLIADTAGRLHTQGNLMEELKKVKRVIQKLDANAPHETMLVLDASIGQNALNQARQFHKAIGLTGITMTKLDGTAKGGILFAIANELEIPFRYLGIGEGIDDLRPFDAQQFVRAIFNDDQI; from the coding sequence ATGCCCGCTCAGCAGCCTGAGATAGCCTCTGATCCGGTGAGTGATGATCTTCCTAAACAAGGGTTTTTTGCTCGTTTTAAACGCGGTCTGACCAAGACACGCCAGCAATTTGGCGAGGGGATTGGGCGTTTATTATTAGGAAAAAAAGAGATCGATGCAGTTTTACTGGAAGAATTGGAAACGTTGCTCCTCAGTGCGGATCTGGGTATTGAAACTTCACAAGCGATTTTAAAGCAACTAGGTGAAGAGTTGGCAAGAAAACAACTAACCGATGGTGATGCTGTTTTTGAGGCCCTTAAAAAGCGTTTGGAAACTATTTTGCTAATAAGGGAAAAACCATTGCAGGTAGAAACAGTGGATCACTCACCCTTTGTCATTTTAACAGTTGGCGTCAATGGCGCTGGTAAAACAACCTCGATCGGTAAAATGGCTAAGCAGTTTCAACAGCAAGGCAAAAAAGTGATGCTGGCAGCAGGTGATACTTTCCGAGCTGCTGCAGTGGAGCAATTACAAATTTGGGGGGAGCGCAATCAAATCCCTGTAATCGCACAACATACTGGAGCTGATAGTGCGTCCGTTATTTATGATGCTTTACAAGCAGCAAAAGCAAGAGGGATAGATGTTTTGATTGCTGATACAGCCGGTCGTTTACATACGCAAGGCAATTTAATGGAAGAGTTAAAGAAAGTGAAGCGTGTTATACAAAAATTGGATGCTAATGCGCCTCATGAAACAATGTTAGTTTTGGATGCCAGTATAGGACAAAATGCGCTCAACCAGGCGCGGCAATTTCATAAGGCTATTGGATTGACTGGTATTACTATGACCAAGCTTGATGGTACTGCAAAAGGCGGAATACTGTTTGCTATTGCTAATGAATTAGAGATACCATTCCGTTATCTGGGAATTGGTGAAGGAATTGACGACCTACGTCCTTTTGATGCCCAGCAATTTGTCAGAGCAATTTTTAATGATGATCAAATTTGA
- the rsmD gene encoding 16S rRNA (guanine(966)-N(2))-methyltransferase RsmD, with product MKQTVRIIGGKYRGKKLHFPDIANLRPTPDRVKETLFNWLMHDIRGARCLDAFAGSGALGFEAFSRGAAKVVFVETAAKAYENLQQIASSFPENNLLVVHMKAQDYLRQTTECFDLVFLDPPFIENYIPQCMELLAHSNTLPAGGLVYLEAPEKLTLDPKIWQERKSRQAGQVIYGLYEKC from the coding sequence GTGAAGCAGACTGTACGGATAATCGGGGGAAAATATCGGGGCAAGAAACTTCATTTTCCTGATATTGCCAATTTGAGACCCACTCCAGACAGAGTTAAAGAAACACTCTTTAACTGGTTAATGCATGATATACGAGGGGCACGTTGCCTTGACGCGTTTGCAGGTAGCGGTGCTCTTGGTTTCGAAGCCTTCTCGCGAGGCGCTGCAAAAGTAGTTTTTGTTGAGACCGCCGCCAAAGCTTATGAAAACTTGCAGCAGATTGCTTCTTCATTCCCTGAAAATAATTTATTAGTGGTTCATATGAAAGCACAAGATTATCTTCGTCAGACAACTGAGTGTTTTGATCTTGTTTTTCTTGATCCGCCCTTTATAGAAAATTATATTCCACAATGCATGGAGTTATTAGCCCACTCCAATACACTACCTGCTGGGGGGTTGGTTTACCTTGAAGCCCCCGAAAAATTAACCCTGGATCCTAAAATCTGGCAAGAAAGAAAGTCCAGGCAAGCAGGACAAGTCATTTATGGCCTCTATGAAAAATGCTAG
- a CDS encoding F-box-like domain-containing protein, with protein MPLPEEITLTLFNWLPRKDLLTVFSVCKDWQRISLSAKTWKEAGASSFENFKQRIEELCPELREFVFNESVSLGLAERLHKVWSLSQEERQGLKELPNEVDEKLAKYLFSNYGLALFLEGIINKVDLEIVPEDFFKFICTKGGFTALFIEKLIAFEDIVLLEFSHLQWLFSEHGLQALREQLISIEQLVLLPPSHLEFLLTPNGLSALREGLMTIDEVVALKPVELQLSLTDLRLAELRKVHSNQLDCDSHSYQSM; from the coding sequence ATGCCACTCCCTGAAGAAATTACCTTAACTCTATTCAATTGGTTACCGCGCAAAGATCTTCTGACAGTATTTTCTGTCTGTAAGGATTGGCAGCGGATAAGTCTATCGGCAAAGACATGGAAAGAGGCCGGTGCCTCTTCTTTTGAGAATTTTAAACAAAGAATCGAAGAACTATGTCCGGAACTAAGGGAGTTTGTTTTCAATGAGAGCGTGAGTTTGGGGCTTGCCGAACGCCTCCATAAAGTATGGTCGTTATCTCAAGAAGAGCGCCAGGGATTAAAAGAGCTTCCCAATGAAGTCGATGAAAAATTGGCTAAATACCTGTTCTCCAATTATGGTTTGGCTCTTTTTTTAGAGGGGATTATTAACAAGGTAGACTTGGAGATTGTCCCAGAGGATTTTTTTAAGTTTATCTGCACGAAGGGAGGATTTACTGCCTTATTTATCGAGAAGTTAATTGCTTTCGAAGATATTGTATTGCTCGAGTTCTCGCATCTGCAATGGTTATTTTCAGAGCATGGCTTACAGGCCTTGCGGGAGCAATTAATTTCCATTGAACAGCTGGTTCTGTTACCGCCTTCCCACCTGGAATTTTTACTTACCCCTAATGGATTATCTGCATTGCGTGAAGGCTTAATGACTATTGATGAGGTAGTGGCTTTAAAGCCTGTTGAATTACAATTGTCACTGACTGATTTGAGACTGGCAGAATTGCGGAAAGTTCATAGCAATCAGCTTGACTGTGATTCACATTCCTATCAAAGCATGTAA